A region from the Brassica napus cultivar Da-Ae chromosome C8, Da-Ae, whole genome shotgun sequence genome encodes:
- the LOC106346525 gene encoding phospholipid-transporting ATPase 3: MASSGGGLSVESSSPSLLRAPSRTVTLGRIQPQAPTYRTVFCNDRDANLPVRFKGNSISTTKYNVFTFLPKGLFEQFRRIANIYFLGISCLSMTPISPVNPITNVAPLSMVLLVSLIKEAFEDWKRFQNDMSINNSTVEVLQDQQWVPIPWRKVQVGDIIKINKDGFFPADILFLSSTNPDGICYVETANLDGETNLKIRKALERTWDYLTSEKASEFKGEIQCEQPNNSLYTFTGNLIVEKQTLPLSPDQLLLRGCSLRNTEYIVGAVIFTGHETKVMMNAMNIPSKRSTLEKKLDKLIITIFCVLFMMCLIGATGCAIVTDRDHEYLGLHKLDWEYRNRMTIAFFTFFTLITLFSTIIPISLYVSIEMIKFIQSTQFINRDLHMYHAETDTPASARTSNLNEELGQVEYIFSDKTGTLTRNLMEFFKCSIGGISYGCGITEIERGIAQRDGLKIQEEQRSANAIREKGFNFDDPRLMRGGWRNEPNPDLCKEFFRCLAICHTVLPEGDESPEKIFYQAASPDEAALVTAAKNFGFFFYRRTPTTVYVRESHTEQMGKIQDMSYDILNVLEFNSTRKRQSVVCRFPDGRLVLYCKGADTVIFERLADAMDDVRKVTREHLEHFGSSGLRTLCLAYKDLNPEAYDSWNEKFVQAKSALRDREKKLDEVAELIEKDLILIGSTAIEDKLQEGVPNCIETLSRAGIKIWVLTGDKMETAINIAYACNLINNDMKQFIISSETDAIREAEERGDQVEIARVIKEEVQKELKKSLEEAQQYLNTVTGPKLALVIDGKCLMYALDPTLRITLLSLSLNCTSVVCCRVSPLQKAQVTSLVRKGAKKITLSIGDGANDVSMIQAAHVGVGISGMEGMQAVMASDFAIAQFRFLTDLLLVHGRWSYLRICKVVMYFFYKNLTFTLTQFWFTFRTGFSGQRFYDDWFQSLYNVFFTALPVIVLGLFEKDVSASLSKRYPELYREGIRNSFFKWRVVAVWASSAVYQSLVCYLFVTASAFDGKNSSGKMFGLWDVSTMVFTCLVIAVNLRILLMSNSITRWHHITVLGSILAWLVFAFVYCGIMTPRDRNENVYFVIYVLMSTFYFYFTLLLVPVVALLADFIYQGVERWFFTYDYQIVQEIHRHESDSNNADQLEIKNELSPEEARSHAISQLPRELSKHTGFAFDSPGYESFFASQLGIYAPQKAWDVARRASMRSRPKAPKKK, from the exons ATGGCTAGCTCCGGAGGTGGATTAAGCGTTGAGTCGTCGTCACCGTCTCTCCTTCGTGCACCCTCTAGGACCGTCACGCTTGGACGTATACAGCCTCAGGCTCCAACTTACCGTACCGTCTTCTGTAATGATCGTGATGCTAATCTCCCCGTCCGTTTCAAG GGTAATTCAATTTCTACAACGAAGTATAATGTTTTCACCTTTCTCCCCAAAGGTCTCTTTGAGCAa TTTAGGCGCATAGCGAATATCTACTTTCTTGGAATCTCTTGTCTGTCAATGACACCAATAAG CCCTGTCAATCCAATTACTAATGTGGCTCCCCTGTCGATGGTGCTCCTCGTCTCTCTCATTAAAGAGGCTTTTGAAGACTGG AAACGCTTTCAAAATGATATGTCGATAAATAATAGTACAGTGGAGGTTCTGCAAGATCAGCAATGGGTGCCTATTCCCTGGCGAAAGGTGCAGGTCGGAGATATTATCAAG ATAAATAAAGATGGATTTTTTCCAGCTGATATTCTTTTCCTGTCCAGCACAAATCCTGATGGTATCTGCTATGTAGAG ACTGCAAACTTAGATGGggaaacaaatttaaaaattagaaaggcCCTTGAAAGGACATGGGATTACTTGACATCAGAGAAAGCTTCTGAATTTAAAG GTGAAATTCAGTGCGAGCAGCCAAATAATTCCCTGTACACTTTCACTGGGAATCTTATAGTAGAAAAGCAGACTTTACCTCTCTCTCCGGACCAGCTTTTATTGCGT GGATGCAGTCTTAGGAACACAGAGTACATTGTTGGGGCTGTGATTTTCACTGGTCATGAGACTAAG GTGATGATGAATGCCATGAATATTCCCTCCAAAAGAAGTACACTGGAAAAGAAACTCGACAAACTCATTATTACTATCTTCTGTGTTCTTTTCATGATGTGCCTCATTGGAGCTACTGGCTG TGCAATTGTGACGGATCGTGACCATGAATATTTGGGTCTGCATAAACTAGATTGGGAATACCGTAACCGAATGACG ATAGCATTCTTCACCTTTTTCACTCTGATCACTCTTTTCTCTACCATTATACCGATCTCCTTATATGTTTCCATCGAG ATGATCAAGTTCATTCAGTCAACTCAGTTTATCAACCGAGACCTTCACATGTATCATGCTGAGACAGATACTCCTGCCTCCGCCAGGACTTCGAATTTAAACGAGGAGCTTGGACAG GTTGAATACATCTTTTCTGATAAAACCGGAACTCTGACAAGAAACTTGATGGAGTTTTTTAAATGTTCAATTGGAGGAATAAGTTATGGATGTGGTATTACTGAGATAGAAAGAGGGATTGCTCAGCGTGATGGCTTAAAGATTCAAGAG GAACAAAGGTCGGCTAATGCTATAAGAGAAAAGGGATTTAACTTCGATGATCCAAGGCTTATGCGAGGAGGTTGGAGAAACGAACCCAATCCCGACCTTTGCAAG GAATTTTTTAGATGCCTAGCCATATGCCACACAGTCCTCCCTGAAGGTGATGAGTCCCCGGAGAAGATCTTTTATCAAGCTGCATCTCCAGATGAAGCTGCTCTTGTTACAGCCGCTAAGAATTTTGGATTCTTCTTTTACAG GCGTACTCCAACTACGGTGTATGTTCGCGAGTCTCACACGGAGCAGATGGGAAAGATCCAAGATATGTCGTATGATATTCTTAATGTTCTCGAGTTCAACAG CACAAGGAAGCGCCAGTCTGTTGTGTGTCGTTTTCCAGATGGGAGACTCGTACTCTACTGTAAG GGTGCAGATACTGTAATTTTCGAGAGATTGGCTGACGCTATGGATGATGTTAGAAAAGTAACAAGGGAGCACTTGGAACACTTTGGATCGTCTGGGTTGCGTACCCTTTGCCTGGCGTATAAAGATTTAAATCCTGAAGCCTATGATAGTTGGAATGAAAAATTCGTCCAGGCTAAGTCTGCTTTACGAGATCGTGAGAAGAAATTAGATGAGGTTGCTGAACTCATTGAGAAGGATCTTATCTTGATTGGATCAACTGCAATAGAAGATAAGCTTCAGGAAGGAGTCCCTAACTGCATAGAGACCTTATCAAGAGCTGGGATTAAGATCTGGGTGCTAACAGGGGACAAGATGGAAACTGCAATTAATATCGCATATG CTTGCAACTTGATCAACAATGATATGAAGCAGTTCATTATCAGTTCTGAAACTGATGCAATCAGGGAAGCTGAAGAAAGG GGAGACCAAGTTGAAATTGCGCGTGTTATTAAGGAAGAAGTACAGAAAGAGCTGAAGAAGAGCCTTGAAGAAGCTCAACAGTATCTGAATACTGTAACTGGACCAAAGCTGGCTCTCGTTATCGACGGGAAGTGTTTGATGTATGCATTAGACCCCACTTTACGCATTACTCTGCTCAGCTTGAGCTTGAACTGTACTTCAGTCGTGTGCTGTCGTGTTTCTCCTTTACAGAAAGCGCAG GTTACAAGCTTGGTGAGAAAAGGGGCGAAAAAGATAACACTTAGCATCGGCGATGGTGCTAACGATGTTAGCATGATACAAGCCGCTCATGTTGGTGTAGGGATAAGTGGGATGGAAGGAATGCAAGCTGTGATGGCTAGTGATTTTGCCATCGCTCAGTTTAGATTTCTTACGGATTTGCTTCTTGTCCATGGACGGTGGTCATATCTTAGAATCTGCAAG GTGGTCAtgtatttcttttacaaaaatctTACCTTCACTTTGACTCAGTTTTGGTTCACATTCAGAACTGGATTTTCTGGTCAGAGGTTCTATGATGATTGGTTCCAGTCATTATACAACGTTTTCTTTACAGCTCTTCCTGTGATTGTTCTTGGGCTGTTTGAGAAG GATGTGAGTGCATCCCTTTCAAAGAGATACCCTGAACTATACAGAGAAGGCATACGCAATTCCTTTTTCAAGTGGAGAGTTGTAGCAGTTTGGGCTTCTTCTGCTGTGTATCAATCTTTGGTATGCTATCTCTTCGTAACCGCCTCAGCTTTTGACGGCAAAAATTCATCAGGCAAAATGTTTGGTCTCTGGGACGTGAGCACAATGGTCTTCACCTGTCTGGTCATAGCCGTGAACCTGCGGATTCTCTTGATGAGCAACTCGATCACCAGATGGCATCATATCACAGTTCTTGGAAGCATTTTGGCATGGCTCGTCTTCGCTTTTGTCTACTGTGGTATCATGACGCCACGTGATAGAAAT GAGAATGTCTACTTTGTTATATATGTTCTTATGAGTACATTTTACTTCTACTTCACATTGCTGCTTGTTCCTGTTGTTGCCCTTCTGGCAGACTTCATCTACCAAGG GGTGGAGAGGTGGTTCTTCACATATGATTATCAGATAGTTCAAGAGATTCACAGGCACGAGTCGGATAGCAACAATGCAGATCAGCTGGAGATAAAGAACGAGCTCTCACCAGAGGAGGCGAGAAGCCATGCGATCTCCCAACTACCTAGGGAATTATCAAAGCACACTGGTTTTGCCTTTGATTCACCTGGTTATGAGTCGTTCTTCGCGTCTCAGCTGGGTATCTACGCGCCACAGAAGGCTTGGGACGTGGCTAGGAGAGCTAGCATGAGGTCACGACCCAAAGCACCAAAGAAGAAATGA